The Cryptomeria japonica chromosome 6, Sugi_1.0, whole genome shotgun sequence genomic interval TGTTATTACCTCACACGTATTGAAACATACGTATCTCGTGCTATTACGTCACACCAATAGTCATACCGAAACATACCCATGTGTAAACTAAAGATTGTGTTGGCTACAAAGTAGGAACCATGTCCACCGTTAGATCTACAAATATCAACAGTGAAGGTTCAATTCTGGGCCTAAAATATGACACAACAAAAATTGGACAAAGTATGACCAAAAATTTTCATCTAATTCGCcattaaattttttgttgttgttttattCGATGAATAATTTGCCAAGTTAAACTTTATAGttttatatatttgaaaattttcacCTGTAAAAATAATTTTTAGTTTATTCCCAATGTTTGtttcaccaaaaaaaaaattatatttgaaaataaagataaatattCGTCAAAATTTTCTACTGATCTTTCCTGATTTCAAGAAATTTGCCAACCAGATTTATATTACGAtcccacaaaaaaaggaaaaatcaCCAATAAAAAAAATGAGCTCCGACTAATGAAAAATTCaccattattgaattttttgtcTATATCCTAGTCTATGGTTAttgctaaaaataaaaaatgtccttACCCTACTTCAGGGGCTTATTCTGCATCTGAATAATTTCCACTTGAATTTGACCCCCACTTGTGGGTTGGTCAACAATCACTCTAGTCCCACTCTATGTGTTTAGTTGTCAGATAACCTAGGTAGTAAAGATGTCACTCTACTCCTAAATCCAAAGGGACCCCTACCAAGGTTAACCCTAGAAGGTTCTAAAACCAAGAACGCCCCAACACTTCTCATTATTAAATGCATTGTCAAAGAGTCAGAGGTGAAGGAGAATGCTTTTGAGGACTCTATTTCCTTTTTGTTTATTGCATTCGAGTGGACCTTGGACAACCTTGTTACTAATGTTTCCACCCCTTCTACCCTTTCATTTGGCTCCCCTCCCCCCTCACTTGTGAACTCTCCAAGGAAATAGGGCTTCCTTGCCTTTGTTGATAAGGTTAGTGAGCTTTGTGTTCCTACAACAAACAAGAAGCTATAATTCCTTGGATTTTGAGGTAACTAAATGTGGCAAGAAAGAAAATTAATAGGCTTGAGGCCCTCACTGAAGCGGATTCTAGAGCTTCCACTTGGGCAATGAATGATAAGGATCAAAGGGTTTGGCTAGCAGCAAACTATTTAGCAAAGATGCTTGAAAAGTGGGAAggaattgatgagaaattgagtggtCTCTATGATAAGATGGAACAAAATGAGGATTGGAGGGAGACAATGAAGGCAATTGAGGTTCTACATGACAACCAAGCATCCTTAAAGAGGAAGCACAAAACAGTGAAATGTCAAAGAAATTTGTGTCTCTATAGTTCATTCAAGAAGAATTTGACAGGAGGCAAGAAAAAAAGAAGCGTCACTTGGATTCTTCCATTGTTACTAGTTTGGAGTTGTTGATGTCTAGGGTGAAAGCTACCTTGGAGTCCCTTACTATTTCATCAAGTAAAGTTTCAAATAAGAGGCTCTCCTTCTCTGACAAGGTGACAGTGATGAGTCAAGATTGGAAAATTGAGAAGCCCCCCACCATGTAGGCCATTGGTTTGTATCATTGGTGGGGGTGCTTCTGTTGGTTTTTGTTATGTTTGTCTAGTCTAGTCTAGTCTAGTCTCATCTTATTTTTTTGTGATCTTTGGTTATAGATGCTCATTGGGTTTTGTTCTTTTTTGGCAATTGATACTCTAGTTGAGAGCTCTCACTCCTCATGAGACCCTAGGTTTCTTCACTTTATCGGTTATGTAATGGTTCAAACCTCTCCCCGTTTAATCTAATCTAAACAATCTAATCCATATTAACTAGTAAAGTGTAAAATTATTTCATCTCAGCATAtaattgtttaaattttaattttggtaagaagaaaaataaaatgatatgatTAGTCTAGTTGACTTCAATTATTTGTTGATTTCTATTACTATAATACCTTTATTTATtactaataaaaatataattatttaagaaaaaaaatgaCTAAAACATGACATATAACATATTTAGTTTCTAGTTTGGTTCATTGGCCTATTTTTAGGTCTTGTGGTTTTTTAATTTGCTATGCTCTAAGCTATATGGGTTGGGGTGCTACCTTAATAAAAAAAATGTGTCTTGTACATATGAGATGTCTAATTATAACCATTTCAGAGGAAATGCTAAAAATGTGGCATATAATTACATATGTAActacaaaatataatttttaattatttattttaatttcttttattaaCTATCTTAATTGATAGgatatattttcttttcaatttttgaaaatataattttaattcaaaataatacaaaataaaataaaaattggatcATGCATAAACTTTATTTAATATATGTGTTAATGGGATTGGTTATTTATAGAAGTGTGTTTTTATCTCCACCATGCATATAAGTGAATAtatataaggctaattttttcaaaAGATACATGAATGTATGTCAATATTTACATGAAATCAGTGTTTTACATATATTATAtaggtctatatatatatatatatatatatatatatatatatatatatatatatatatatatatatatatatatatatatatatatatatataatggactatctagattaatttataattaataatcaaaTTAAATGGTATAATTGTAGTAGCTAATgttattataaataaaaatttagaaaaactaAAATAATGGTATATTTAGTACCAAACCACAATCAATAAAAAATgcattcaacattaaataaattgatgaaatagtgttgaaatttttgtgttactaaataattaaaaattaaaaattaattgtaGATAACATGTCTACTATTGACCCAACATTTGATATTACCTatattattgtaaaataattaattattctttATTAGTTTATCATTCAAATTATATtgcatttatattatattatataaacaaATTTTATTATTAACAATATTTTAAAGACATATACTATGCCACTACCTACAACATGTCTACTATTATCCTAACATTTAATATTATCTAAATTAATGTAAAATAATTTGTTAATCCTTAATAATTTATCATTCAATTTATATTGTATTCATATTAATTATAAAAAGTAAATTCTAGTATTAATAATATATGAAAGACATATACTATACCACTACTTTGAACATCATGTCCACTATCAACCCAACATTTGACATTACATAAATCGTAACTTATTATTCTTTAATAATTTATCATTCACATTATATTGTATTTATGATATATTATACAAAAAATAAGTTATAATACTATTTCACTACCTTGGACATCATGTCTACTATAGACCTAACATTTGACATTAtctaaattaatataaaatgatttATTATTCTTTACTAATTTATCATTCGACTTAAATTGTATTTATATCACACAAAACAAATTTTATTATTAACAATATTTTAAGGACAAATATTATGTCACTCCCTTGGAGTCTACTATTGACCTAACATTTGACATCATCTATATTATTGTAAAACAGTTTATTAATCTTTAACATTTTATCATTCAAATTATATagtatttatattaattataaaaaatcaattttattattaataatgtATTAAAGACATATATGAACATTTTTGTTTAAAAGGGATAAACAATTTTGATTTGTTCGAGGTCACGTATAGGAGACTTCATCCACAATATAAACATTCAACAATAACACCCTAGGAGAATTTGAATCTTAATGATAGGAACGATAAACACTTTTGATCTAGATCAATGAATTTATTGAGGTCACATACAAGAGAGTCTCCTCCACAATATAAACATTCAACAATAACCCCAAGAGAGTTTTGAATTTTAATAGTAGGAACAAATCTACGAATACATCGACAAGATCACATATTTGAACCTCATCCCCAATATAAACATTCAACAATAACATCCCAAAAGAATTTGAAACTTAATGacaagaacaacaacacaacaactttAAACTTCTCACCATACCAATATTAAAAACATTTTTAACTTGTTTTAACACCCAATATATTTCCTTAATTAAAACTTTAAAAACTAAAAGTTTTAAAAGCAGAAAACTCATCTATAGATATAATTAGTTATCCAAGAGAAAGAAGTAAAAGAAGCACGGTGTTCAGAACATACGACTGGCCAATTAGGAAGCCATGTTTGTTAATTGGACCGAACTTCCAACCGTTAATGCACGTAACCGTTTGTTTGAATTGCAAACGACAATTCACATTATCATCATCATTAATTGTGTTTCTCATCATTCAAACTGCAATTCTTCAGATTCCATCCAATTGAGCGGCACACAGAAATGATCTCAATCTTTCCCTTCCAAATCCAACTGCTATAAACATACTTTCCTGCAACTCACAGTCTCGCATCCAAGAAGAATGCATGGAGAGGGAGGAAACACAGAGAAAACTCCTGAGAAACTTGTccaaaatacaaatttttttatcTTGAGAGAAGCGGCACTACGTTTCTCTGCATTCGGTAGCCTGAGATGGCTACGGATTTTCTAGGGTTTATAGTCGATAAAGCTCTGTGGCTCACTTGGATGCTTGTTACTTCAGCCAAGCATTATCTCTGTGTCTCTTCTTCCACCCCGGAGGACGAAAACGACGCATATTTGCCCTGGTCCAGGCCTTCCTGTGCTTCAATTTCCTGCAAAGAAGAACATTTTGACAGATTTAGGCCTTCCCGTTCTTCAACTCACTGCAAAGAAGAATATTTTGACAGATTTAGGACTTCCCGTTCTTCAATTTCCTGTAAAGAAGAACATTTTGACAGATTTAGGCCTTTTTGTCCTTCAATTCGCTGTAAAGAAGAACATTTTGCCAGATTTAGGTCTTCCTGTCCTTCAATTCACTGCAAAGAAGAACATTTTGACAGATTTAGGCCTTCAATTCCCTGTAAGGAAGAACATTTTAACAGATTTAGGCCTTCCGGTCGTTCAATTCACCGCAAAGAAAAATATTTTGACAGATTTAGGCCTTCCTTTCCTTCAATTCACCGCAAAGAAGTACATTTTGCCAGATCTGCCGCGCCTCCAGTCCTGGTGGAAGATTCGGAAGCTCTGCCTTCTGTTTCAGGGAGAAATCGCGAGGGGAAGAAACGGGTGCGGTTCGCTGCTGATGTCATTGAACCATCAAGTGACGGCAAAGAGTACAGGAGGCGTCATGCCCGCACATCGATAAGATATCAGTTATGCGATTAATATTTTTCCTGTTATGATTATGATAATTTTATAGAGAACTCCGCTCCTTATTCTTTTAGGACTTCGTTGAACCAGTTGCCATCTTAGATTTATGCCGTTGAAGGAAAGGGATATTAACTGTGATCTCGAATTAGATCAAATCTTCCACTGATTCTATCATACTTGACCACAAAAATTGTTCTTAGAGTCACTTGATCttgtttctttgattttttttatttcaagtcTAGGAATTTCTCGGAAAATTGTCCGAAGCTGTAAATTTCTGTGATGCCGGGAAAGAAATCAGTCGCCGAAATTATCTGTCCTGTTATGATTATGATGATTTTATAGAGAACTCCGCTCCTTATTCTTTTAGGGCTTCTTTGAACCAGTTGCCATCTCAGATTTATGCCGTTGAAGGAAGGGATATTAACTGTGAACTCGAATTAGATCAAATCTTCCACTGATTCTATCATGCTTGACCACAAAAATTGTTCTTAAGAGTCACTTGATCttgtttctttgatttttttaatttcaagtATAGGAATTTCTCGGAAAATTGTCCGAAGCTGTAAATTTCTGTGATGCCGGGAAATAAATCAGTCGCCGAAATTATCTGGAATAAGTATTGCTTTTGATTTTCTGGGGATTATACGAATACGAAAAAAACGTCTTCTTGCTGATATAAATGTAGCCGTCCATGAATATAGCTCGGCTTGCCCGGTTGCCCTGAATGTTCTTCTAAGGTTTAACTGTCTGTTGTTTGCAGAAAATTGTTGTTATGGTAACTTGTGTTCTTTTCAAATATTGTGGTCGTTAACTGATTGGAATTTGAGCAGGGTCGTTAAGACGGATTTGTGCGTTTGTTGATAGGGATTGAGCTATTGTAGCTGCTTTTGAATTCgtttgtgttcaataattggtgagcatatttttatctttttatgctCTTTGGAGTTGATGCTAAAAAATTCTTcaacacaatcgaatctagaaagcAGCAACAATAATTTTATGAATTGCATAAACTTGATTTTATTAATTAGGGATTGAACTTCCTTGACTAATTTCAATGAAACGTTTATAAAATCATATTTATGTtctattttaatatatttagatAACAGCTTTgtcttatattttaatatatttagctCAACTTTGTgtagataagagcatgaaaaggaaaTTCTTAATCTAAAAATGTTCATAGATCATTAAAGATTGCATTCATGAATGTGATTCTgatctaaatttagaataataaatttggtctagaatttaaaaaatatatattttagttaTGATCTAACATATGATTCTCTATTTTCTTTGTCTTTGATATTACCTAATTTAGCAACTACACCATTTTAATCTTGTGGATGGTGAAAATGTGGATCAAATAAGATGGAAACAATGCACTCCAAGATCCAAATTTACACTCAATAGTCACTCAATGAAATATGAATTATGTTTACATTTTAATGGTCGTATATTATTATAATggacaaaaaatatttttaatttaatatgggTAATATTTTAGTGTATTTATATAGTCATAAATGGTATATTTTTGTATGTAATTGGGTTCACATACATGTTTTATTTGAATTATGTGTATTGTGTATCTTAATGTTTGTAAGTGTATGAAATCTCAcaatatttcattctaatcatGGACCTGGGCCAAATAGACATTCATCCAACCTTGATCTTCAACTTTGTGTAGATGAGAATGTGGAAAGGAAATTTGTATCTAGAAATCTATTTTTTATAAAATCTacaaagaagaactcattaatcATCAAAGATTGAGTTTAGGGGTATAAAGTGAGGTTGCAATTGTGACATAAAACTAGAATAACAAACTTAGCCTAGAGTAAAAAAGCAGAATATTTTGGTAATGATCCAAGCATATGATTCTCTATTCCTTTGTCTTTGATATTACCTAATCTATTTCACTCCTGTCCACTTGAGAAACTACATCACATTTTATCTTTTAGTGAATTCTTAATTATGTTTATTTACCTAATTATTTTAGAGAACCCTGTTTTCCCATTTTGTTGTGAATAGTGTATATTACCATTTATAAAATAGTGTTATACCTATACACAAAAATAGGTGGGTGAAAATAGTTACACCCCTAAATTCTATATATGACACTATAACATGAAACattaaaataataaacaataaacatcaactacTAAGTAGCAAGAGTAAAAGGAGGAGGAAGATTATCATCTAGTTATCTTCATATGTTAGTGTGTTTAAAGTGTTCACAAGAGGGTCCCCAACCATCATTATCATCTTTAACATTATCTTAATTAGCCACACAAAAAGAAGAAATACTAAGAGCAAGTTGAGAATTTTTGTTGAAATCAAACTAGCTTGTATTCTCACTACAATGTGGTGCTGGGGAAACAAAGAAATAGTAATAGTCCACATGACCAACCCCATTGAGAATGTTCTCTTCTTACAAGAGGAGAGGAAGCCTAAGAGAAGTCAAACCAATTACCATGGGCTGAATGATTGGATCCTTAATGACAGCCTTGAGATGGAGAATAGGCTTAAGATGTGGGATTCAAAGGAACCTTTAACAATAGCAAAAGGGGAATAGCCCCAATAATCCAAAATATATTTGAGTAACCTCAACTTAAAATTTATTCTCAACCTAAATATATTTGAGTAACCTCAACTGAAAATTTATTCTCAACCTCAAGTGCAGGGTTATTCTCTTACACTTGAATCTACATTAACCCATTAACACATTAGAACAAATCATAGCTTTAGTGTAAAGAAATAAATTGTGATcaataaaataacaaaaaattagTAAAATTTATATCTTTTCATATGTTAAAATAATCTCAACCCTAAAATCATGTAAGTGTAACTTTATTCTCTTGCACTTGAATCTATATTAGCACATTAGAATAAATCATAGCTTTATTGTAAAGAAAGAAATTATGATTaataaaacaacaaaaattaaagaaaaaaatatgtcTTTTTATATGATAAAATAATATCCACCCTAAGATAATGTAAAATCTTAGTGTATTTATAGGGAATATGAGGCCAATTGCCTAA includes:
- the LOC131044168 gene encoding uncharacterized protein LOC131044168 — its product is MATDFLGFIVDKALWLTWMLVTSAKHYLCVSSSTPEDENDAYLPWSRPSCASISCKEEHFDRFRPSRSSTHCKEEYFDRFRTSRSSISCKEEHFDRFRPFCPSIRCKEEHFARFRSSCPSIHCKEEHFDRFRPSIPCKEEHFNRFRPSGRSIHRKEKYFDRFRPSFPSIHRKEVHFARSAAPPVLVEDSEALPSVSGRNREGKKRVRFAADVIEPSSDGKEYRRRHARTSIRYQLCD